One segment of Clarias gariepinus isolate MV-2021 ecotype Netherlands chromosome 6, CGAR_prim_01v2, whole genome shotgun sequence DNA contains the following:
- the LOC128526969 gene encoding chymotrypsin-like protease CTRL-1, protein MLKFQCVIVVLVLYLEGSFSQLNVCGQAPFNSRIVGGQNATVGAWPWQVSLQSPAYGGHFCGGSLINDKYILTAAHCVNSISMSGLTVHLGKQTLSGSNPNQIVRGVTKVVIHPDYNSATLNNDIALLLLNSSVPFNSYITPVCLAGQGSTFSAGTNCWITGWGNTASGVQLSSPGVLQEAMVPTVDTNVCNLLLGFGSITPNMVCAGYLQKGGTDTCQGDSGGPLVIKQGAAWIQTGITSWGIDCALPYKPGVYTLVSQYQSWISTIIIQNTPGFVMF, encoded by the exons ATGCTGAAATTTCAGTGTGTGATTGTGGTTCTGGTCTTGTACTTGGAAG gTTCCTTTTCACAGCTCAATG tttgtGGTCAGGCACCTTTTAACAGCCGTATTGTGGGTGGACAGAATGCCACAGTTGGGGCCTGGCCATGGCAAGTTAGTTTACAGAGCCCCGCTTACGGTGGTCATTTCTGTGGTGGATCCCTCATCAACGACAAGTATATTCTGACAGCAGCACATTGTGTTAACAG CATTTCCATGTCTGGCCTGACTGTGCATTTGGGGAAACAGACACTGTCCGGCTCTAATCCCAATCAAATTGTAAGAGGTGTTACAAAAGTGGTCATTCACCCTGACTACAACAGTGCAACCCTTAACAACGACATTGCGCTTCTCCTTCTGAACTCCTCGGTACCCTTCAACAGCTACATCACTCCAGTGTGTCTGGCCGGGCAAGGCAGCACATTTTCAGCTGGCACCAACTGCTGGATAACAGGCTGGGGGAACACTGCAAGTGGag tgcaaCTGTCATCTCCTGGTGTGCTGCAGGAGGCTATGGTGCCCACTGTGGacacaaatgtttgtaatttgCTACTGGGATTTGGATCCATTACCCCAAACATGGTCTGTGCTGGTTATTTACAAAAAGGAGGCACGGACACCTGCCAG ggCGATTCTGGAGGTCCCTTGGTGATTAAGCAAGGTGCAGCCTGGATTCAGACCGGTATCACCAGCTGGGGTATAGACTGTGCTCTGCCCTACAAACCTGGTGTGTACACCCTGGTGTCCCAGTACCAATCCTGGATTTCTACCATCATCATACAAAATACACCTGGATTTGTCAT GTTCTAA